The Brassica oleracea var. oleracea cultivar TO1000 chromosome C6, BOL, whole genome shotgun sequence genome includes a region encoding these proteins:
- the LOC106298410 gene encoding uncharacterized protein LOC106298410, with amino-acid sequence MTCILSCSHGVVIATAMVFSSTALFLTISRQLCGNNQPSDIQDQHILRPCLCSEEKKKQRKKNKKVKFAENVKEPKGNGEEYRRKRESLRRNVPEPVIKPDKTGSVCRNNMPANRIALYNGILRDRDHRVQCSY; translated from the exons ATGACTTGCATACTGAGCTGCTCTCATGGCGTCGTGATCGCAACCGCCATGGTTTTCTCAAGCACCGCTCTGTTTCTTACCATTTCCCGCCAATTATGTGGTAATAATCAACCATCAGACATCCAGGATCAACATATCCTCCGACCATGTCTTTGTTCAG AGGAAAAAAAGAAACAGAGGAAGAAGAATAAGAAGGTGAAATTTGCAGAGAATGTGAAAGAACCTAAAGGGAACGGTGAAGAGTATCGTAGAAAGAGGGAAAGTCTACGGAGAAACGTACCGGAACCGGTGATTAAACCGGATAAGACCGGTTCAGTTTGTAGAAACAACATGCCTGCTAACCGGATTGCTCTGTACAATGGGATTCTTAGAGACAGAGATCATCGAGTTCAGTGCTCCTATTAA
- the LOC106297332 gene encoding uncharacterized protein LOC106297332, protein MADTNTVDDYAGKLSGLASRAAALGEIMKTSKMVKKFLKELPRTKFIHIVASLEQVLDLNSTGFKDIVGRLKAFEERVKDETQDEDQSKLMFVKNDTQGRGSHNNSRGRSRGRGHGGRGRGRGRSNSSDGHNKGGEASDKTKKDYSKVKFWRCDKMGHFMSHCPTRPREEANLTETQEADALYIHEVVFLNEERVFAKRFDECDGNTSIWYLDNGASNHMTGKREFFSNLDESIKGKVKFGDGSNVEIVGKDSITFFGKTGERRTLKDI, encoded by the coding sequence ATGGCAGACACAAACACGGTGGATGACTACGCAGGAAAACTTTCAGGCTTAGCATCGAGAGCAGCCGCGTTAGGAGAGATAATGAAAACATCGAAGATGGTAAAGAAGTTTTTGAAGGAACTTCCAAGAACGAAGTTCATTCACATCGTAGCTTCGTTAGAACAAGTGTTGGATCTAAATTCAACGGGGTTCAAAGATATTGTTGGGAGATTGAAGGCTTTCGAAGAACGCGTAAAAGACGAAACCCAAGATGAAGATCAATCGAAGCTAATGTTTGTGAAGAATGATACGCAAGGTCGTGGAAGCCATAACAACTCACGAGGAAGAAGCAGAGGTAGAGGTCATGGTGGAAGAGGAAGAGGACGAGGAAGGTCTAATAGTTCTGATGGTCATAACAAAGGAGGAGAAGCTTCGGACAAGACCAAGAAGGACTACTCTAAAGTTAAATTTTGGAGATGCGACAAGATGGGGCACTTCATGTCACATTGTCCTACACGACCAAGAGAAGAAGCTAACCTAACGGAAACACAAGAAGCAGATGCATTATATATCCATGAAGTAGTATTCCTCAACGAAGAGAGAGTGTTTGCTAAGAGGTTTGATGAATGCGATGGAAATACGAGTATATGGTACCTTGACAATGGTGCAAGTAACCATATGACAGGCAAGAGAGAGTTCTTCTCAAACCTAGATGAGAGCATCAAAGGCAAAGTCAAATTCGGTGATGGATCAAACGTTGAGATTGTTGGGAAAGATTCGATCACGTTCTTCGGGAAAACAGGGGAGAGAAGAACACTCAAAGATATCTAA
- the LOC106299182 gene encoding 26.5 kDa heat shock protein, mitochondrial, with translation MALARLALRNLQQKLSSTFMCPSGEKCLVGNRHSQSKLNRFMASSSGEQEEKKSTEVSVSEKKSPRRIFPRRRGRKSLWRNTDDHDYFAPALNGFFPPSLGNALMQATENINRIFDNFDIRPSQLMGQVKEQDDCYKLRYEVPGLTKDDVKITVDNGILMIKGEHKAEEEEGSPEEDEHWSSRSYGYYNTSLSLPDDAKVEEIKAELKNGVLNVVIPRMEKPKKDVQEITVE, from the exons ATGGCTTTGGCTCGTTTGGCTTTGAGAAACCTTCAACAAAAGTTGTCTTCTACCTTCATGTGTCCAAGTGGTGAAAAATGTTTGGTCGGGAACCGACATAGCCAGAGTAAACTTAATAGATTCATGGCTAGTTCGAGTGGCGAACAAGAGGAAAAGAAGAGTACAGAAGTCAGTGTGTCTGAGAAGAAGTCCCCTAGACGGATTTTCCCCAGGAGACGTGGTCGGAAAAGTTTATGGCGTAACACCGACGATCATGACTATTTTGCACCCGCACTAAATG GGTTCTTTCCTCCGAGTCTAGGAAATGCTCTAATGCAAGCAACGGAGAACATAAACAGGATCTTCGATAATTTCGACATTAGACCATCTCAACTAATGGGTCAAGTGAAGGAGCAAGACGACTGTTACAAGCTGAGGTACGAGGTTCCAGGGCTAACCAAAGATGACGTGAAGATCACGGTAGATAATGGAATCCTGATGATTAAAGGAGAACACAAGGCCGAGGAAGAAGAAGGATCACCTGAAGAAGACGAGCACTGGTCTTCAAGGAGTTATGGTTACTACAACACGAGCTTGTCTCTGCCTGATGATGCTAAGGTTGAGGAAATCAAGGCGGAACTCAAGAACGGTGTGCTTAATGTTGTGATTCCTAGGATGGAGAAGCCAAAGAAGGATGTTCAGGAGATTACTGTTGAGTAG